The Aminithiophilus ramosus genome contains a region encoding:
- the murA gene encoding UDP-N-acetylglucosamine 1-carboxyvinyltransferase — translation MSDRLCVEGGVKLTGVVKAQGAKNAALPVMAAALLLQEGALSIDRVPRLEDVTIMADLLRHLGASVEHVGGRMTVKVGGDLGRYETPDVLVRKMRASSLVLGPLLARRGRAILPLPGGCSIGSRPIDLHLKGLARMGANLEIRRGAVYATAPGRLRGSRIYLDFPSVGATENLLMAAACAKGETVLENAAREPEITNLAHALVAMGASIEGAGSGTIHIQGVDGLKGGSITVIPDRVEASTFLIAGALTGGEVTVTDVVPEHMEALLSKLEEAGASLMVRESSVTVRADGPLSGVTLKTLPYPGFPTDLQPQMMVLLCLAEGTGIIHETVFESRFLHVGELKRMGAKIELQGNTSIVTGTPILNGAEVRGTDLRACAALVLAGLTARGTTVISDVHHLWRGYEAFVEKIRQIGGLISVLDDDGKASFPVETPEAFANHQ, via the coding sequence TTGAGTGATAGATTGTGTGTCGAGGGTGGAGTTAAACTCACAGGTGTAGTTAAAGCTCAGGGCGCAAAAAATGCAGCGCTACCTGTTATGGCCGCCGCTCTCCTTCTACAGGAGGGAGCCTTGTCGATCGATCGCGTCCCCAGGCTCGAGGACGTGACGATCATGGCCGACCTCCTTCGTCACCTTGGGGCAAGCGTCGAACATGTCGGCGGAAGAATGACCGTCAAGGTCGGAGGCGATCTGGGGCGCTATGAGACGCCCGACGTTCTGGTCCGAAAGATGCGGGCCTCTTCTCTGGTGCTGGGTCCTCTTCTGGCCAGAAGAGGACGCGCAATCCTCCCGTTGCCTGGCGGCTGCTCGATCGGCAGCCGTCCCATAGACCTTCATCTGAAGGGACTTGCGCGCATGGGGGCCAACCTCGAGATACGTCGAGGTGCCGTTTACGCCACGGCACCGGGGCGCTTGCGCGGAAGTCGGATCTATCTCGATTTCCCCTCCGTCGGTGCCACGGAGAATTTGCTTATGGCCGCAGCCTGTGCGAAAGGAGAAACGGTCCTCGAGAATGCGGCTCGTGAGCCGGAGATCACCAATTTGGCTCACGCCCTTGTCGCTATGGGAGCTTCAATTGAAGGAGCCGGATCGGGAACCATCCACATTCAGGGAGTCGATGGCCTCAAAGGGGGATCGATAACCGTCATCCCCGATAGAGTGGAGGCCTCCACCTTCCTCATCGCGGGAGCTCTGACGGGGGGCGAGGTCACGGTGACGGATGTCGTTCCCGAACATATGGAAGCCTTGCTTTCCAAACTGGAAGAGGCGGGCGCTTCTCTCATGGTCCGGGAATCGTCCGTGACCGTTCGCGCCGACGGGCCTCTCTCCGGCGTAACGCTGAAAACCCTGCCTTATCCCGGATTTCCTACGGATTTGCAGCCCCAGATGATGGTTCTCCTTTGCCTGGCAGAGGGAACGGGCATCATTCACGAAACGGTTTTCGAATCGCGTTTTCTTCACGTCGGCGAGCTGAAACGCATGGGAGCGAAAATTGAGTTACAGGGCAATACCTCGATCGTGACGGGCACGCCTATTCTCAATGGGGCCGAAGTGCGGGGAACGGACCTGCGGGCCTGCGCGGCTCTGGTCCTGGCTGGCCTGACCGCCAGGGGAACGACGGTCATCAGCGATGTCCACCACCTGTGGCGAGGCTATGAAGCTTTTGTCGAAAAGATCAGACAGATCGGCGGCCTGATCTCGGTGCTTGACGACGACGGGAAGGCATCCTTTCCCGTCGAGACGCCGGAAGCTTTCGCGAATCATCAGTGA
- the meaB gene encoding methylmalonyl Co-A mutase-associated GTPase MeaB, whose protein sequence is MEQLIRKALDGDPRSIARLISIVESDSPYAENIMKTIYPRSGRAHFIGITGSPGAGKSTLVDKIIREFKERGKSVGVVAVDPSSPFTGGAILGDRLRMQSHALDPDVFIRSMGSRGSLGGLSHATYEAALILDACGKDVVLIETVGVGQSEVDIVKIADTVCLVLVPGMGDDIQIMKAGIMEIADVFVVNKADRDGADKIVREVNVMLDLMGERSWRPPIHKTMAEKGEGVGDAVIALAEHRSYLQKTEEGRKRKWRRLELEVEEIMRREISRVVENSWNERKTVELLNGLAERTLDPYSVAGELLDRVFSREA, encoded by the coding sequence GTGGAACAGCTCATCAGGAAAGCGCTTGATGGAGATCCTCGCTCCATTGCAAGACTCATCAGCATTGTTGAGAGCGACTCTCCTTACGCGGAAAATATCATGAAGACTATTTATCCCCGCTCGGGAAGGGCTCATTTCATCGGCATCACAGGTAGCCCCGGGGCAGGGAAATCGACTCTTGTGGATAAGATCATCAGGGAATTCAAGGAGCGGGGGAAATCCGTCGGCGTCGTCGCCGTCGACCCTTCGAGTCCTTTCACGGGCGGAGCGATTCTTGGTGACCGCCTTCGAATGCAGAGCCACGCCCTCGACCCCGATGTCTTCATCCGCAGCATGGGTTCCAGAGGCTCCCTGGGAGGCCTCAGTCACGCCACCTACGAGGCGGCTTTGATTCTAGACGCCTGCGGAAAAGACGTCGTCCTCATCGAAACCGTCGGCGTCGGCCAGTCGGAAGTCGACATCGTGAAAATTGCCGACACGGTCTGCCTCGTCCTGGTTCCAGGCATGGGGGACGACATCCAGATCATGAAGGCGGGCATCATGGAAATCGCCGATGTCTTCGTGGTCAACAAGGCCGATCGAGATGGGGCCGATAAGATCGTCCGAGAAGTCAACGTCATGTTGGATCTCATGGGCGAACGGAGCTGGCGTCCTCCCATCCACAAGACCATGGCCGAAAAGGGGGAGGGCGTTGGAGATGCCGTTATCGCCCTCGCCGAGCATCGGAGCTACCTGCAGAAAACAGAGGAAGGGCGGAAACGCAAGTGGCGCCGCCTCGAATTGGAAGTGGAGGAGATCATGCGACGCGAGATTTCCCGCGTTGTCGAGAACTCCTGGAATGAGAGGAAAACCGTGGAACTGCTCAACGGTCTCGCGGAAAGAACTCTTGATCCCTACTCAGTTGCCGGAGAACTTCTTGACAGGGTTTTCAGTCGAGAGGCCTGA
- a CDS encoding biotin/lipoyl-containing protein has product MARNYRITVNGTAYDVQVEELGGAAAPTPARAAAPAAAPVAAPAPVAAPVAAPAPAGAATVTAPMPGKILKIAVAPGAVVAAGDLLLVLEAMKMENEILASAAGTVQEIRVKEGGSVNSGDILVVLG; this is encoded by the coding sequence ATGGCCCGCAACTACCGCATCACCGTCAACGGAACCGCCTACGACGTCCAAGTGGAAGAACTGGGCGGCGCCGCCGCGCCGACCCCTGCCAGAGCCGCCGCTCCCGCCGCCGCCCCCGTGGCGGCCCCTGCCCCCGTCGCCGCTCCTGTGGCGGCCCCCGCCCCTGCCGGCGCCGCCACCGTCACGGCGCCCATGCCGGGCAAAATCCTCAAAATCGCCGTCGCTCCGGGAGCCGTTGTCGCCGCCGGAGACCTGCTCCTCGTCCTGGAAGCCATGAAAATGGAAAACGAAATCCTCGCCTCCGCGGCGGGCACCGTCCAGGAAATCCGAGTCAAAGAAGGCGGCTCCGTCAACTCCGGAGACATCCTCGTCGTCCTCGGCTAG
- a CDS encoding glycosyltransferase family 4 protein, producing MLDSPGGRKSHQGVIPRGAGLVLSSGFIFWALFAGILGRNIAPIVTASLIVFVIGYVDDMKPVPPLVRLIFHFLAAAVSIWRVETDLLVKIILIFWVTGMTNAFNLIDGMNGLALSLASLTSFASLLHRGGPWWSALLGLCFGILIWNFPRAYTFLGDGGSTLLGFLCSSLVVYDFCFSFLSLGSIKFVFILVLLGGIPVLDTLSAMCRRLLRGRSPFSPDRGHFHHVLLDFGLNQSYVLLILSVVHFLVNMAAYKFLGVALGI from the coding sequence ATGTTGGACTCTCCTGGCGGGAGAAAATCTCATCAGGGGGTAATACCGCGGGGAGCTGGATTAGTTTTAAGTTCAGGATTTATTTTTTGGGCGCTCTTCGCTGGAATTTTAGGACGCAATATTGCTCCAATAGTTACCGCTTCGCTAATTGTTTTTGTTATTGGATATGTCGACGACATGAAGCCGGTTCCACCTCTAGTTAGGTTGATTTTTCATTTCCTAGCTGCTGCAGTTTCGATTTGGCGGGTTGAGACAGATTTATTAGTCAAAATCATATTAATTTTTTGGGTAACAGGCATGACTAATGCGTTTAATCTCATTGACGGGATGAATGGTTTAGCCCTATCTTTAGCTTCTTTAACTTCTTTTGCATCGCTTTTACATCGCGGCGGACCATGGTGGTCGGCTCTTTTGGGATTGTGTTTCGGAATTTTAATATGGAATTTTCCAAGGGCTTATACTTTTCTTGGCGACGGAGGAAGTACTCTGCTTGGATTTTTATGTTCTTCCTTAGTCGTTTATGATTTTTGTTTTTCCTTTCTCTCTCTAGGAAGTATTAAATTTGTTTTTATTTTAGTTTTATTGGGAGGCATTCCCGTTCTGGATACTTTGTCTGCTATGTGTCGTCGCCTCTTGCGTGGAAGATCTCCGTTTTCACCCGATCGAGGCCATTTTCACCATGTACTTTTGGATTTTGGCTTAAATCAGAGCTATGTCCTTTTGATTTTGTCTGTAGTTCATTTTTTAGTCAATATGGCTGCATATAAGTTTTTAGGTGTGGCTTTGGGAATTTAG
- a CDS encoding acyl-CoA carboxylase subunit beta, with translation MSEKTIDQLCEALLSRREKAAQGGGAKAVEKQKEKGKMTARERIASLLDEGSFVEIDEFVTHRCVNFGLEKKLYEGDGVVTGHGTIEGRLVYVYSQDFTVLGGSLGEMHAKKICKVMDMALQNGVPVVGINDSGGARIQEAVDALSGYGNIFFRNVKASGVVPQISVIAGPCAGGAVYSPALTDFTLMVDKIGIMHITGPAVIKSVTGEEVTSEQIGGAMTHNRVSGVAQLFAADEGECWAQVRKLLSYLPSNNMEEAPHKETEDDVCRTVPELRGAVPTNPNRGYDVRDVIVKVVDDGDFFEIQPYWAQNIVTGFGRVGGKVIGIIANQAKHMAGCLDIDASDKASRHIRICDAYNIPIVTFEDVPGYLPGLAQETGGIIRHGAKLLYAYSEATVPKITLVLRKAYGGSYLGMCSKDLGADVVLAWPQAEIAVMGAEGAANIIFAREIKESGDPAATRAEKIESYKEAFANPYQAASRGFVDRVILPEETRLELHRALTVSESKRELRPKRKHAIMPH, from the coding sequence ATGTCGGAAAAGACGATCGACCAGCTCTGCGAGGCGCTGTTGTCGCGCAGGGAGAAGGCCGCCCAGGGAGGCGGAGCGAAGGCCGTCGAGAAGCAGAAGGAAAAGGGAAAGATGACGGCCCGAGAGCGTATCGCGTCGCTGCTGGACGAGGGGAGTTTCGTCGAGATCGACGAATTCGTGACGCACCGCTGCGTCAACTTCGGTCTGGAGAAGAAGCTCTACGAAGGAGACGGAGTGGTGACGGGCCACGGGACCATAGAGGGCCGCCTCGTCTACGTCTACAGCCAGGACTTCACCGTCCTGGGCGGATCTCTGGGCGAGATGCACGCCAAGAAAATCTGCAAAGTCATGGACATGGCGCTGCAGAACGGAGTGCCCGTCGTGGGAATCAACGACTCGGGCGGAGCGCGCATCCAGGAGGCCGTCGACGCCCTCTCGGGCTACGGGAACATCTTCTTCCGCAACGTCAAAGCCAGCGGGGTCGTGCCGCAGATCTCGGTCATCGCCGGTCCCTGCGCGGGCGGTGCCGTCTACAGCCCGGCTCTGACGGACTTCACCCTCATGGTGGACAAGATCGGCATCATGCACATCACGGGCCCTGCCGTCATCAAATCGGTGACGGGAGAAGAAGTGACGAGCGAACAGATCGGCGGGGCCATGACGCACAACCGCGTCTCGGGAGTGGCCCAACTCTTCGCCGCCGACGAAGGGGAATGCTGGGCCCAGGTCCGCAAACTGCTCTCCTACCTGCCGAGCAACAACATGGAAGAGGCGCCCCACAAAGAGACGGAAGACGACGTCTGCCGCACCGTCCCGGAGCTGAGAGGAGCCGTGCCGACCAACCCCAACAGGGGCTACGACGTGCGGGACGTCATCGTCAAAGTCGTCGACGACGGGGACTTCTTCGAGATCCAGCCCTACTGGGCGCAGAACATCGTCACCGGCTTCGGCCGCGTCGGGGGCAAAGTCATCGGCATCATCGCCAACCAGGCCAAACACATGGCGGGATGCCTCGACATCGACGCCTCGGACAAGGCGAGCCGCCACATCCGCATCTGCGACGCCTACAACATCCCCATCGTCACCTTCGAAGACGTTCCGGGCTACCTGCCGGGCCTGGCGCAGGAAACGGGAGGCATCATCCGCCACGGGGCGAAACTCCTCTACGCCTACAGCGAGGCCACGGTCCCCAAAATCACCCTCGTCCTCAGGAAAGCCTACGGCGGGAGCTACCTGGGCATGTGCAGCAAAGACCTCGGAGCGGACGTCGTCCTGGCCTGGCCCCAGGCGGAAATCGCCGTCATGGGAGCCGAAGGGGCGGCCAACATCATCTTCGCCCGGGAAATCAAAGAATCGGGCGACCCCGCCGCGACGCGGGCGGAGAAAATCGAAAGCTACAAAGAGGCCTTCGCCAACCCCTACCAGGCGGCCTCGCGGGGCTTCGTCGACCGGGTCATCCTGCCGGAAGAGACGCGCCTCGAACTGCATCGTGCCCTCACCGTAAGCGAAAGCAAGCGTGAACTGAGGCCGAAGCGCAAGCACGCCATCATGCCCCACTAG
- the upp gene encoding uracil phosphoribosyltransferase, which produces MHVAIGSDHAGYALKVNLMAFLKERGETYSDFGAHSEDVSIDYPDVAWAVAESVASKKVERGILICGSGVGMSIAANKRSGVYAVLGNDLYTAKMSRLHNDTNVLALGGRLLGPTLAREIVSLWLDTPYEGGRHDQRLDKIKDKEFSKGERDTSCETNTNNGKLILVDHPLVQHKVSIIRDKNTSVKEFRELVQEIAGLMAYETTRTLALEPIDVETPITRTVGKTLQGKKLAVVPVLRAGLGMVEGILRLIPNAKVGHVGLYRDPETLEPVEYYCKLPNDIQERDIFILDPMLATGGSAVAAIDLVKRQGGKKISLVNLIAAPEGVRRVHASHPEIDIYVAALDEKLNDHGYIVPGLGDAGDRLFGTK; this is translated from the coding sequence ATGCACGTAGCGATCGGTTCGGATCATGCAGGCTACGCCCTTAAGGTGAACCTCATGGCTTTCTTGAAGGAACGGGGGGAGACCTACTCCGATTTCGGGGCCCATTCGGAGGATGTGAGCATCGACTATCCTGATGTGGCTTGGGCGGTTGCTGAATCCGTCGCCTCGAAAAAGGTCGAACGCGGCATTCTCATCTGCGGAAGCGGCGTCGGTATGTCCATTGCCGCAAACAAAAGATCGGGTGTCTACGCCGTACTCGGCAATGATCTCTACACGGCCAAGATGAGCCGTCTTCACAACGACACGAACGTTCTCGCCCTTGGAGGTCGTCTTTTAGGACCCACTCTAGCAAGGGAAATCGTCTCGCTTTGGCTGGACACGCCCTACGAGGGCGGGCGTCACGATCAGAGGCTCGACAAAATTAAGGACAAGGAATTTTCAAAAGGGGAAAGGGACACCTCCTGTGAAACAAATACAAATAACGGTAAACTGATTCTCGTCGACCATCCTCTTGTCCAGCATAAAGTCAGCATCATTCGCGACAAGAATACCAGCGTCAAGGAGTTTCGAGAGCTTGTCCAAGAAATAGCCGGCCTGATGGCCTATGAGACGACAAGAACCTTGGCCCTTGAACCTATTGATGTGGAGACGCCGATAACCCGAACGGTGGGAAAGACGTTGCAGGGTAAAAAACTGGCTGTTGTGCCCGTTCTGCGTGCCGGGCTGGGTATGGTCGAAGGAATACTGCGCCTGATTCCCAATGCCAAGGTCGGCCACGTCGGCCTCTACCGAGATCCTGAAACGTTGGAGCCTGTCGAATACTATTGTAAGCTGCCCAACGACATACAAGAAAGAGATATTTTTATCCTGGATCCCATGCTCGCAACCGGTGGCTCGGCTGTAGCAGCTATTGACCTTGTGAAACGGCAAGGCGGTAAAAAAATATCTCTAGTCAACCTTATTGCAGCTCCAGAGGGTGTCAGGCGCGTACATGCATCTCACCCGGAAATCGATATTTATGTTGCCGCTCTTGACGAAAAACTCAATGACCATGGTTATATCGTTCCCGGACTTGGGGATGCCGGAGATAGATTATTTGGGACAAAATAG
- a CDS encoding OadG family transporter subunit codes for MGHLSDHFQGPLGAVVLSLIAFSVVFLVLMALMLLLIGVKHLAGLIDAVKAAKEAQAQAVKASKTSSSPKEAPRAVVRAQEAGDQLIAVLTAAIAAGGLENFRISSVRPAVAVADSLTSGWKRLSRLDNLEGWE; via the coding sequence ATGGGACATCTCTCCGATCACTTTCAGGGTCCGCTTGGGGCCGTCGTCCTCTCCCTCATCGCCTTCAGCGTCGTCTTCCTCGTCCTGATGGCGCTCATGCTCCTGCTCATCGGAGTCAAGCACCTGGCCGGGCTGATCGACGCCGTCAAGGCGGCCAAAGAGGCCCAGGCTCAGGCGGTGAAGGCGTCGAAAACGTCGTCGTCGCCGAAGGAAGCGCCCAGGGCCGTCGTCAGGGCCCAGGAAGCGGGAGACCAACTCATCGCCGTCCTCACGGCGGCCATCGCCGCCGGCGGCCTCGAGAACTTCCGCATCAGCTCCGTCCGCCCCGCCGTAGCCGTGGCCGACAGCCTCACGTCGGGCTGGAAACGCCTCTCGCGCCTGGACAACCTCGAAGGCTGGGAATAG
- a CDS encoding uracil-DNA glycosylase has translation MAALEQAFNIYDSQKKEIYIKNELTIINKKIAACTACPLCQGRNKTVFGQGSINSGLMIIGEGPGADEDLQGEAFVGKAGQLLTKILEAAKIYRKDVFITNVVKCRPPNNRVPTVDEIVACNSFLESQIALISPKIIITLGNTPTRWLLKTSEGITALRGKWFKWRGVELMPQFHPSYLLRNQSRAKNSPKDLTWNDIQDVKRKWDEISKGGSPISNE, from the coding sequence GTGGCGGCCTTGGAACAAGCTTTCAATATCTATGATAGTCAAAAAAAAGAAATTTATATAAAAAATGAATTAACAATCATCAACAAAAAAATAGCTGCGTGTACGGCGTGCCCCCTCTGCCAAGGACGGAATAAAACGGTCTTTGGTCAAGGGTCAATTAATTCAGGGCTTATGATTATTGGAGAAGGACCAGGCGCAGATGAGGACCTTCAAGGAGAAGCTTTTGTCGGCAAGGCTGGTCAACTTTTAACTAAAATACTAGAAGCAGCTAAAATCTATCGCAAAGATGTTTTTATTACTAATGTAGTAAAATGCAGACCTCCCAACAACAGAGTGCCAACTGTTGACGAAATAGTTGCCTGTAATTCATTTCTTGAATCGCAAATAGCTTTAATTTCTCCAAAAATAATTATAACTTTAGGCAATACTCCAACGAGATGGTTGCTTAAAACTTCTGAAGGAATAACTGCCTTACGAGGGAAATGGTTTAAGTGGCGCGGAGTTGAATTGATGCCACAATTCCATCCCAGCTACCTATTGAGAAATCAATCTAGAGCAAAAAATAGCCCTAAGGATTTGACTTGGAATGATATTCAAGATGTAAAACGCAAATGGGATGAAATAAGCAAAGGAGGATCACCAATATCCAATGAGTGA
- the hisC gene encoding histidinol-phosphate transaminase has protein sequence MAWLDRLTRKSLVDLEAYRPGKPIGEVQRELGLDNVVRLSSNENPWPLPEPVREAVLNAALDVSRYPDPAAYHLKRAIARKWGVSPSEVMVGTGTEGVLYSLFQAIIDEGDEVVFPVPTYSLYRLSATAAGAVCIEVPLGEDLMPNIQGLADSCTTKTKAVVLCNPNNPTGLFVARDDLIKLSNQLESKQTLLIIDEAYAEYVSDPFYLNGVDLFRQLGTVVILRTFSKIYGLAGLRIGYAIAPKPIVDSYAKVRRVFSVTQAGLAAAVVALDQQDYILNIREKTISEREKTTKALKEMGVKVSQTHTNFMLIKIEKSDLICDALLKEGIIVRPGSDFGMSNHIRVTVGLKEENERFVATLRKVLRRLGVR, from the coding sequence TTGGCCTGGTTGGATCGATTGACACGAAAATCTCTCGTGGACCTAGAGGCCTACCGTCCGGGAAAGCCGATCGGAGAGGTGCAAAGGGAGTTGGGCCTTGACAACGTCGTTCGACTCTCCTCGAACGAAAATCCCTGGCCCCTGCCTGAACCGGTCAGGGAGGCGGTTCTTAACGCAGCTCTTGATGTTTCACGATATCCCGATCCCGCGGCTTACCACCTTAAGCGCGCTATTGCGAGAAAATGGGGCGTTTCTCCTTCGGAAGTCATGGTCGGCACGGGAACCGAGGGTGTTCTGTATTCTCTTTTTCAAGCGATAATCGATGAGGGCGATGAGGTTGTTTTTCCTGTTCCGACCTATTCTCTCTATCGCCTTTCAGCTACTGCAGCAGGAGCTGTTTGTATTGAAGTCCCCCTGGGCGAAGATCTTATGCCTAACATTCAAGGGTTGGCGGATAGTTGTACCACAAAAACCAAAGCTGTCGTTTTATGTAATCCCAATAACCCCACAGGCCTTTTTGTAGCCAGAGATGACCTTATTAAGCTTTCTAATCAACTGGAGAGCAAACAAACATTGTTAATTATTGACGAGGCCTACGCGGAATATGTTTCAGATCCATTTTATTTAAATGGAGTTGATCTTTTCCGCCAACTGGGAACTGTTGTTATTCTCCGAACTTTTTCTAAAATTTATGGTTTGGCTGGTTTACGAATTGGCTATGCCATTGCTCCCAAGCCTATTGTAGATTCGTATGCAAAAGTACGAAGGGTTTTTAGCGTAACCCAAGCCGGATTAGCCGCAGCTGTCGTAGCGTTGGATCAGCAGGATTACATACTTAATATTAGAGAAAAAACAATATCAGAGCGAGAAAAGACAACAAAAGCTCTCAAAGAAATGGGCGTAAAAGTCAGCCAAACACATACCAACTTCATGCTTATAAAAATAGAAAAATCAGATCTGATATGCGATGCACTTCTTAAAGAGGGGATTATCGTTAGACCCGGCTCTGATTTTGGCATGTCCAATCACATTAGAGTCACAGTAGGCCTTAAAGAAGAAAACGAGAGATTTGTTGCGACTCTTAGAAAGGTACTGAGGAGACTTGGAGTCAGATAA
- a CDS encoding sodium ion-translocating decarboxylase subunit beta, whose product MGIYIESLSSVLSQSGFAGLTTGNLVMLVVGLVLLYLAIGKGFEPLLLVPIAFGCVLVNLPLSGIMDEGGFLYYVFFGTQHEIYPVIIFMGIGALTDFAPLLANPITFLLGAAAQLGVFIALFGAMMMGFSVKEAASIAIIGGADGPTSIYLTMKLAPQILGAVAVAAYSYMSLVPLIQPPVIKALTTKADRAIRMDNLRPVSKTERVLFPIVCTIASGLILPASVPLIGILMFGNLLRECGVTERLSLAAQNEILNATTIFLGLTVGATMEAETFLTAATLKIIVLGLVAFVCSTAGGVLFGQALKIFSGGKINPMIGAAGVSAVPMAARVVQRVSQQENPGNFLLMHAMGPNVAGVIGTAVAAGTMLTLLMS is encoded by the coding sequence ATGGGAATCTACATCGAATCACTGTCGAGCGTCCTCTCCCAATCGGGATTCGCCGGCCTCACGACGGGCAATCTCGTCATGCTCGTCGTCGGCCTCGTCCTGCTCTACCTGGCCATCGGCAAGGGCTTCGAGCCCCTCCTGCTCGTGCCCATCGCCTTCGGCTGCGTCCTCGTCAACCTGCCCCTGTCGGGCATCATGGACGAAGGGGGCTTTCTCTACTACGTCTTCTTCGGGACCCAGCACGAAATCTACCCCGTCATCATCTTCATGGGGATCGGAGCCCTGACGGACTTCGCGCCCCTGCTGGCCAACCCCATCACCTTCCTCCTGGGGGCGGCGGCCCAGCTGGGCGTCTTCATCGCCCTCTTCGGCGCCATGATGATGGGCTTCTCGGTGAAAGAGGCGGCCAGCATCGCCATCATCGGAGGGGCCGACGGCCCGACGAGCATCTACCTGACGATGAAACTGGCGCCGCAGATCCTGGGAGCGGTTGCCGTGGCGGCCTACAGCTACATGTCCCTCGTGCCGCTCATCCAGCCGCCGGTCATCAAGGCCCTGACGACGAAGGCGGACCGGGCCATCCGCATGGACAACCTCCGTCCGGTGAGCAAGACGGAGCGGGTCCTCTTCCCCATCGTCTGCACCATCGCCTCGGGCCTCATCCTGCCGGCGTCGGTGCCCCTCATCGGCATCCTCATGTTCGGCAACCTCCTGCGGGAGTGCGGCGTCACGGAGCGCCTGAGCCTGGCGGCCCAGAACGAGATTCTCAACGCCACGACGATCTTCCTGGGCCTGACGGTGGGCGCGACGATGGAGGCCGAGACCTTCCTGACGGCGGCGACGCTGAAGATCATCGTCCTGGGCCTGGTGGCCTTCGTCTGCAGCACGGCCGGAGGCGTCCTCTTCGGCCAGGCCCTGAAAATCTTCTCGGGCGGCAAGATCAACCCCATGATCGGAGCGGCGGGCGTCTCGGCCGTCCCCATGGCGGCCCGCGTCGTCCAGAGAGTGAGCCAGCAGGAGAACCCCGGCAACTTCCTCCTCATGCACGCCATGGGCCCCAACGTGGCCGGCGTCATCGGGACGGCCGTCGCCGCCGGCACCATGCTCACGCTGCTCATGAGCTGA